A genomic window from Silene latifolia isolate original U9 population chromosome Y, ASM4854445v1, whole genome shotgun sequence includes:
- the LOC141630443 gene encoding uncharacterized protein LOC141630443 encodes MLFIFAIILTGSTTDVRFDIPELNGDNYKVWKERMLLQLGWLDIDYAIRKDEPPKVTKESTKEAIDLYEKWEKSNRLSIMFIKTKICDSIRGYVDQHTKVKDLIKAIDEQFATSDKAPASTLIMQFSF; translated from the coding sequence atgttatttatttttgcaataaTTTTAACTGGGAGTACTACTGATGTTAGATTTGACATTCCTGAATTGAATGGTGATAACTATAAGGTCTGGAAAGAGAGAATGCTACTGCAGTTGGGATGGTTAGATATTGATTATGCTATTCGGAAAGACGAACCACCTAAAGTAACTAAAGAAAGCACTAAAGAAGCAATTGATCTTTATGAAAAGTGGGAGAAATCTAATCGTCTCTCCATTATGTTCATAAAGACCAAAATTTGTGATAGTATTCGTGGTTATGTCGATCAGCATACTAAAGTTAAAGATCTAATTAAGGCCATCGATGAGCAGTTTGCAACTTCTGATAAAGCTCCTGCTAGTACCTTAATAATGCAGTTTTCATTTTGA